One Flavobacterium sp. 90 DNA segment encodes these proteins:
- a CDS encoding immunity 26/phosphotriesterase HocA family protein, producing the protein MNFELTNTEREYFGLEKVEPNWEKIVLNGDTYREPSILYFEKNTIKKHITSTENRYTERQYNEETINREFIRPKTAKGKEKKLTAAVLETKTPIGVYLYLDRHGDLIIGNHTTKTSFFNSRWENNNQKTEKKLKFWIDNFIKDSDENHLQAINNFKSAKKKNIKFKSGDFFAFKIDRKNYGFGRVLLEINKFRKANVLEKDHGLSYLMGTPVLIKMYPFISENKYINTDLLENLDALPSDYMMDNHLYYGEYEIIGHKKLEENEFEYPISYGKVIKSGSTNVFFQWGFIHKEIPVSKFNKYINGENPFLPEDTYSRHMRNPYGYYSCGFSTNYDKINIVETIRNNNVFDFNKDPYFKTEFDLRNPKNENLKNEIMREFGIEPSLSYEENCKLTGTESTINFLSRI; encoded by the coding sequence ATGAATTTTGAATTAACAAATACGGAACGCGAATATTTTGGACTTGAAAAAGTAGAGCCAAATTGGGAAAAGATTGTCCTAAACGGTGATACTTATCGTGAACCTAGCATTTTATATTTTGAAAAAAATACTATCAAAAAACATATAACATCGACAGAAAATCGATATACAGAACGTCAATATAATGAAGAAACAATAAATCGAGAATTTATACGTCCGAAAACCGCTAAAGGGAAAGAAAAAAAACTAACTGCTGCTGTTTTGGAAACAAAAACACCAATTGGTGTCTATTTGTATCTAGATCGACATGGTGATCTTATTATTGGAAATCATACTACAAAAACCTCTTTTTTTAATAGTCGTTGGGAAAACAACAATCAAAAAACTGAAAAAAAACTTAAGTTTTGGATCGACAATTTTATAAAAGATTCAGATGAGAATCATCTTCAAGCAATAAATAATTTTAAAAGTGCAAAAAAGAAAAATATAAAATTTAAATCAGGTGATTTCTTTGCCTTTAAAATTGACAGAAAAAACTACGGCTTTGGAAGAGTATTACTTGAAATTAATAAATTTAGAAAAGCTAATGTACTAGAAAAGGATCATGGCTTAAGTTATCTGATGGGAACTCCGGTCTTAATAAAGATGTATCCATTTATTTCAGAAAACAAATATATTAACACAGACTTACTTGAAAATCTTGACGCTTTACCTTCAGACTATATGATGGACAATCATCTTTATTATGGCGAATATGAAATCATTGGTCATAAAAAATTAGAAGAAAATGAATTTGAGTATCCTATTTCTTATGGAAAAGTTATTAAATCTGGTAGTACTAATGTTTTTTTTCAATGGGGGTTTATTCATAAAGAAATACCTGTCTCAAAATTTAATAAATATATAAACGGAGAAAATCCATTTCTTCCTGAAGACACCTATTCTCGACATATGCGAAATCCATATGGATATTATTCATGTGGATTTAGTACCAATTATGACAAAATTAATATTGTTGAAACTATCAGAAATAACAATGTTTTTGATTTTAATAAAGATCCATACTTTAAAACAGAGTTTGATTTAAGAAATCCCAAAAATGAAAATTTAAAAAACGAAATAATGAGAGAATTTGGAATTGAACCAAGCTTGAGTTATGAAGAAAATTGCAAATTAACGGGAACTGAATCGACAATTAATTTTTTAAGTAGAATTTAA
- a CDS encoding sodium:solute symporter produces MQLFDWIVLIVTLLFIVGYGSWKTKGSKNVEDFILGNNETPWYTVGLSVMATQASAITFLSTPGQAYHDGMGFVQFYFGLPIAMIVICLTFIPLYHKNKVFTAYEFLEKRFDLKTRSLAAILFLVQRGLGTGLTIYAPAIILSALLGWNLTLMNVMIGVLVIIYTFSGGTKAVNVTQKQQMFVIMSGMFITFFLILHYLPNDMTFTSALHIAGANDKMNIVDFSFNPEEKYTFWSGITGGFFLALAYFGTDQSQVGRYLSGKSVRESQMGLIMNGLLKVPMQFFILLTGVMVFVFFQFNPVPLNFNPNNKIVIEKSAYKEEYHALEKKLSTLSEDKKVINLLYIDQLNQDFDNPILRKELVTLSNKEKDLRDRAKEIILKADSTSETNDKDYVFFHFILHYLPKGLIGLLLAVILSAAMSSTASGLNALASTTAIDIYKRNLKTEKSEKHYLNATKFFTLFWGVVAILFACVGTLFENLIQLVNIIGSIFYGTVLGIFLVGFYLRRVKAKAMFCSAIISQTTIFVIYYFMIYKEEKLGYLWLNFIGAMLTIVLALLMQFAFFKNEPDSEEVVLE; encoded by the coding sequence ATGCAACTATTTGATTGGATCGTACTTATTGTTACACTTTTATTTATTGTTGGGTACGGTTCCTGGAAAACCAAAGGAAGTAAAAATGTCGAAGATTTTATCCTTGGCAACAACGAAACGCCTTGGTACACCGTAGGACTTTCGGTAATGGCGACACAAGCCAGCGCAATTACATTTCTTTCTACTCCTGGACAAGCGTATCACGACGGTATGGGTTTTGTGCAATTCTATTTTGGATTGCCAATTGCTATGATTGTTATTTGCCTGACATTTATACCATTATATCATAAAAATAAAGTTTTTACAGCATACGAATTTCTGGAAAAACGATTCGATTTGAAAACACGTTCACTCGCAGCGATATTATTTTTGGTGCAAAGAGGTTTAGGAACAGGTTTAACCATTTATGCACCAGCTATTATTTTATCAGCTCTTTTAGGCTGGAATTTAACCTTAATGAACGTTATGATTGGTGTTCTAGTAATTATATACACCTTTTCTGGAGGAACAAAAGCCGTAAACGTAACGCAAAAGCAACAAATGTTTGTGATTATGTCAGGAATGTTTATCACGTTTTTTCTGATTTTGCACTACTTACCAAACGATATGACTTTTACCAGCGCATTGCATATTGCGGGCGCAAATGATAAAATGAACATCGTAGATTTCTCTTTTAATCCCGAAGAAAAATACACTTTCTGGAGTGGAATCACGGGAGGTTTTTTCCTTGCCCTCGCCTATTTTGGAACAGATCAATCGCAAGTTGGTCGTTATTTATCCGGAAAATCAGTTCGTGAAAGCCAAATGGGATTAATCATGAACGGACTTTTAAAAGTGCCAATGCAATTCTTTATTCTGTTAACCGGAGTTATGGTTTTTGTGTTTTTTCAATTCAATCCAGTTCCTTTAAATTTCAATCCGAATAATAAAATTGTCATTGAAAAATCGGCTTATAAAGAAGAATATCACGCTTTAGAAAAGAAATTAAGCACACTTTCAGAAGATAAAAAAGTAATTAACTTATTGTATATCGATCAGCTGAATCAGGATTTTGACAATCCGATTTTGCGAAAGGAATTGGTTACTTTATCCAATAAAGAAAAAGATTTGCGCGATCGTGCCAAAGAAATTATTCTAAAAGCAGATAGTACGAGCGAAACAAATGATAAAGATTATGTATTCTTTCACTTCATTCTGCATTATTTGCCAAAAGGACTTATAGGTTTATTATTGGCAGTAATTCTTTCTGCAGCAATGTCGTCAACGGCTTCGGGATTAAATGCTCTTGCTTCTACAACGGCAATTGACATTTATAAACGAAATTTAAAAACCGAAAAATCAGAGAAACATTATCTAAATGCGACTAAATTCTTCACTCTATTCTGGGGAGTTGTAGCGATACTTTTTGCTTGCGTTGGAACTTTATTCGAAAATTTAATTCAGTTAGTAAATATTATTGGATCAATTTTCTACGGAACCGTTTTAGGAATCTTCCTTGTTGGATTTTACCTGCGTCGCGTAAAAGCAAAAGCCATGTTTTGTAGCGCAATTATAAGTCAGACAACCATTTTTGTAATCTATTATTTCATGATTTACAAAGAAGAAAAACTAGGTTATTTATGGCTGAATTTTATTGGCGCAATGTTAACTATTGTTCTTGCTTTACTAATGCAATTTGCGTTTTTTAAAAACGAACCGGATTCTGAGGAAGTTGTTTTGGAGTAA